The Cherax quadricarinatus isolate ZL_2023a chromosome 18, ASM3850222v1, whole genome shotgun sequence nucleotide sequence acctttaattttcttcttttgcacaccctaccaaattcatccaccaatctctgcaacttctcttcagaatctcccaagagcacagtgtcatcagcaaagagcagctgtgacaactcccactttgtgtgtgattctttatcttttaactccacgcctcttgccaagaccctcgcatttacttctcttacaaccccatctataaatatattaaacaaccacggtgacatcacacatgtaTTAGTCTATAAACCACATCTATATGTAGTTTATTCTAAGTTATTAGCCATATGCCCCAGCAAATTCTGACAAGAGGGAAAAATATTGCCACCACCTATGCCCAAAGGCATGCTGGGTTCTGTTGAGCAAGAACCTGTGGGAAGAGTGGCACACCTCCCTGAGATGAGAGGCTGCTACCTTCCAAGAAAAAATTGCCGAAATCCCACCACTGCAACAAGGTGACCCAGTGTCAGGGGTATACTTTCTAGGCATAACTTGCTAACTTGGTCTAGTTAGTAATAAGAATTTTGCCAAGTAAGATGAAACATTTACAACTGCAGAAATTTTCCTAAGCTTGTTGCTACTGTACTTTATTTATGCCCTcaggtttttattttattttattaacatatcggccatttcccatcaaggtagggtggtctgaaaaagaaaaactttcaccatcattcactccatcactgtcttgccagaggtgcacttacactacaattataaaactgcaacattaacacccctttttcagactgcaggcactgtacttcccacctccagaactcaagtccggcctgccggtttccctgaatcccttcataaatattacctgctcacacaccaacagcacgtcaaatcctaaaaaccattcgtctccatttgctcctatctaacacgcttacgtatgcttgctggaagttgaagccctctcgcacacaaaccctcgtttaccccctccctccaacctttcctaggccgacctctaccctgccttccctccactacagatttatacgtacACTCTCGaactcattctattttgttccatcctctctacatgtctgaaacacctcaacaacctctcctcagccctcaggataatagttttgataatctcacacctcctaatttccaaaccacgaattctctgcattatattcacaccacacaatgctcccggacatgacgtctccactgcctccagccttcttgttgcaacattcaccacccatgctttgcacccataagagcattggtataactatactctcatacattcccctctttgcttctatggacaaagttcttagtctccacagagactcctcagtgtaccactcacctttttcccctcgtcaattctatgattcacttcatctttcatagacccatctgctgaaatgtccactcctaaatatattaatacattcacctcctccatactctctccctccaatctgatatccaatctttcattgcctaatTGTTTTATCTTcaacaccttactctttcctatattcacttttaattttcttcttttacataccctaccaaactcatccactaacctctgcaacttctcttcagaatctcccagaagcacagtgtcatcagcaaagagcaactgtgacaactcccactttgtgttagattctttatcttttaaccccacacctcttcaaTGCCCAAGCATTCATTTCTCTtgcaaccccatttataaatactgAACCaccatggtgatatcacacatccttgtctaaggcctacttttactgggaaataatctccttctctcctacatactttaacctTAGCctctatcttcataaaaacttttcactgttttcaataacctgcctcctattccatacatctgccacattgcacccaCTGtctaccctgtcatatgccttttccaaatcaataaatgccacaaaaacctctttacccttatctaaatactgttcacctatatgtttcactgtcaaCACCTTGtctacacacccctacccttcctaaagcctacttgttcatctgctatcctagtCTCCATCTTACTCTTCAGGTTTATTACTATAAAATAAGAATAACTACAAAAACTGAAGCCTTACATGAAGCTGCTGAGCATCTGCTTTGTATCATCGTTCACTCTTGAGTTGGCAAAGCTGATGCAGGAGCAGTACAAAGCCACCCAAGCACACCATTTTAGCTGCAAAAAATAATGTTCTGTAAATACCGTACACTACTTATGGTAATTTCAATATATCATTAGAATATTATTATATTTGTTAATGCTTCCAGGCATCACTGCCCTCATGGCTCAGTCTCAGACCAGATCTCCTTGGTTAAAAAGGAAATACTGCAGGAACAAGGCCTATTAAATAAGAAACAGTCTATAAAGGTTAAAAGTGTTTCTGACAAAGAACAGAAAGAAAAAATCAGCAATCTTGcaagtgcaaaacatttaacaggtttccatttcacacaaTACAAACTTCACAATACTTACCCTCATCATCAGTCCACACATGCTAAAGATCATGCCAAGCACATTCATGTAGTCAGTTGTTGGGTCTTCACCAGGAGCCCCTGGGGTTCCTTGTGCTGGTGGTTTGTACCTGTTGGTAATGACACACGTGTAGTAATCCTATTAAGCTTAGATGATGATCATCATTATTATATTTCAGTGACCCCCCCCCAAGTAGTCCCTCAGAATACATATGCAACATTAGTAATCTTTACTGACAAAATATTTTGCCTGTGCTGCAGCCTTCAACAGTGGAATACAGAATAGAGAGATGAATTACACTCCTGGAGAGATCAACTTTTGTGGAAGACTAAGTAGGTGAAGTGTAGAGGTAgtctgatgtaatcagtccatcacccttgctgCCAGAGACTGATTATCTTGCACAAAAGGTGATGGACTAAGTGCATCACACTACCTCTCCACTTTGTCTTTTACCAACACTGATCTCGCCAGAATTCATCtccgtatttgactgatgaagcttgCAGTGCAGGCAAAAAGTTTCATCAGTAAAAATTCATAGTTATATATATGTtcatcttaatcatcaacttgtcagcaTTTTACTCCAtgtatataaacatgtacataaaCATTTTTACATGGTTTTAAGAGCACATAGATGTAGCACGTTTGCGGCTTCAAAAAATTACAAACTCTTACGACAAGTTTTTATATAGGCTAAGTTTCGCCCAATATGCTATGCATTCTAATGGGCCTTCAGTTTATTGCATGTCCTGTATCTTTGCATTTGTATTTGACCAACATCTGTAATAACCTCCACAAATGTTATAGTGTAGTGTTATAGTAtagtgcagatatcccagaactagctacaagcagtattaaaacagagaagtgtttttgggtatgctcaaatgaggaaaatctgtggactaaaatcacaagggtattaaaagaggacaacatcaaagctgctttcatagaaaacctggaagctttctacaacagatgggaacataaaatgtctgggctgaatggtactgcccttgatactggccatgtagtcataaactgtaaggctggaggtgatgtcctggtagtcagtaaatgtggggctgatagtgctgtcctgggagacagtaatggtgaagctggaggtgctgtcctgggagacagtaatggtgaagctggaggtgctgtcctgggagacagtaatggtgaagctggaggtgctgtcctgggagacagaaatggtgaagctggagatactgtcctgggagacagaaatggtgaagctggaggtgctgtcctgggagacagaaatggtgaagctggagatactgtcctgggagacagtaatggtgaagctggaggtgctgtcctgggagacagaaatggtgaagctggagatactgtcctgggagacagaaatggtgaagctggagatattgtccaggtagtcgggaattatacgcaggaaggaatacatataaatgatctcataggggacaggagccatagtagggaaacaagtgtagtcaaagataagataaaaccaatattgcaaactagaaataccgcaggaaatagcaaacaagaggactccaatagcaatagtgaggataaattaccaaaaacaactggtgggagctccattgttggtgctagggaggatagaagtaagacagggaaacatgcaccaacagggaatacagtcacagaaacccaaggcaagcggaaaccaagcctgtgcacatactatgcacttggtatctgctggcatgggaaatctggaaaaacagatgggacatgcaactatgaccaccctagaaaatgccatgcccatatgaaaacaggaaaatgcaaactcccttcctgtaagctttttcaccctgaaatgtgtacctcttcagtacaggaaagactgtgctataacttaaattgccaggcataccatctaaaggggacaaaaagatacaaaacatccaggccatgggaaaacctgggtagccacagccactcaagagggagaggttttttagtgccaggaaggaaaaaaaactggcaggaaatggcagaaatcgtacaccaaatccagtcattcctggagtggaaccacagtcgatggcctccactccaaaccaacagatacagatactaatgccggaaaaaaaatccccccccagtaccaacaataccaccagtccgataacattcttctttgcaaatatacagggtctaaagccagctacaaacaacaaaatacctttcatccgtggactgcttgcagaggcaaaggcaatgttcgcggctttcactgagacccacataaaggatcacttggacaacgaagtatggatcccaggttacaacctatacagatgtgacagagtgaacaggcaaaaggggggggttggcctgtacattgcagagtcacttgtttgcacagaactgcttaatgcctcaaatgacgtagtggaagttttagcagtaaaggtcgagaaccaaaacctagtcattgtggtagtctacaagcctccggatgcaacatcccagcaattccaggaacagctgttaaaaattgaccactgtctggaaaatcttccagctcctgcacccaacatcttgctcctgggggatttcaacttaaggcacctaaaatggaggaatatagcaaataatattgttgcagtaataacaccaggaggcagctctgatgaaaactcacactcacacgagcttttaaatctctgcacaaaattcaatt carries:
- the LOC138852870 gene encoding protein Asterix; the protein is MFVHVVNTTSTPQEDTTTIPQLLHKMQTNNNADPRRADKIVRYKPPAQGTPGAPGEDPTTDYMNVLGMIFSMCGLMMRLKWCAWVALYCSCISFANSRVNDDTKQMLSSFMLSISAVVMSYLQNPQPMTPPWSNI